One region of Hoeflea sp. 108 genomic DNA includes:
- the minC gene encoding septum site-determining protein MinC, with protein sequence MQNKSIRFRARSFVAFALVPEAPLDEWLQDLDRWIQNSPGFFKGRPVVLDLNALKPAKDEIAALVAQLADRGIRTYAIEGKRIDSLGHDLPPLLVGAKETFIEEEQAQEAAPVEPEPQASTTLIVDQPIRSGQSIVHPQGDVIVMGSASFGSEILAGGSIHVYGTLRGRAFAGAWGNRNARIFCRRNEAELLAVDGWYRTAEDMEPSMRGKAIQAHLDDNAILVAPLN encoded by the coding sequence ATGCAGAACAAATCCATCCGCTTTCGCGCCCGTTCCTTCGTTGCCTTCGCGCTCGTGCCCGAAGCGCCGCTCGACGAATGGCTGCAGGATCTCGACCGCTGGATCCAGAATTCTCCCGGCTTTTTCAAGGGCCGGCCCGTCGTTCTCGACCTCAATGCCCTGAAGCCTGCGAAGGACGAGATCGCTGCCCTTGTGGCGCAACTCGCCGACCGCGGCATCCGCACCTACGCCATCGAAGGCAAGCGAATCGATTCGCTTGGGCATGACCTGCCGCCGCTGCTGGTCGGCGCCAAGGAGACCTTCATCGAGGAGGAGCAGGCCCAGGAGGCAGCACCCGTCGAGCCGGAGCCGCAGGCGTCGACCACGCTGATCGTCGACCAGCCGATCCGCTCGGGACAGTCGATCGTGCATCCGCAAGGCGATGTCATCGTGATGGGCTCGGCCAGCTTTGGCTCCGAAATCCTCGCCGGCGGCTCGATCCACGTCTACGGCACGCTGCGCGGTCGCGCCTTTGCCGGCGCCTGGGGCAACCGCAACGCGCGCATCTTCTGCCGCAGGAACGAGGCTGAACTTCTGGCGGTGGACGGCTGGTACCGCACCGCCGAGGACATGGAGCCGTCGATGCGCGGCAAGGCGATCCAGGCCCATCTGGACGACAATGCCATTTTGGTCGCGCCCCTCAACTGA
- the minD gene encoding septum site-determining protein MinD, translated as MGKVVVVTSGKGGVGKTTSTAALGAVLAQSGKKVVLIDFDVGLRNLDLVMGAERRVVFDLVNVTQGQAKLSQALIRDKRVESLFLLPASQTRDKDALTEEGVASVIATLREKFDYVLCDSPAGIERGAQLAMRFADEAVIVTNPEVSSVRDSDRIIGLLDSKTLKAEKGESVTKHVLVTRYDAGRAARGEMLSIADVLEILSVPLLGIIPESQGVLRASNVGSPVTLNEPTNAAARAYADAAKRLQGEDVPMVTPVEKKGLLNRLLGRRVA; from the coding sequence ATGGGCAAGGTAGTGGTCGTCACATCTGGCAAGGGCGGGGTCGGCAAGACGACCTCGACGGCTGCCCTGGGCGCCGTTCTGGCCCAGTCCGGCAAGAAGGTGGTGTTGATCGACTTCGACGTCGGCCTGCGCAATCTCGATCTGGTGATGGGCGCCGAGCGCCGCGTGGTGTTCGACCTCGTCAACGTCACCCAGGGCCAGGCCAAGCTGTCTCAGGCGCTGATCCGCGACAAGCGCGTCGAATCGCTGTTCCTGCTGCCGGCCTCGCAGACGCGCGACAAGGACGCGCTGACCGAGGAAGGCGTGGCCAGCGTGATCGCGACGCTGCGCGAAAAGTTCGACTATGTGTTGTGCGACAGCCCGGCAGGCATCGAGCGCGGTGCCCAGCTTGCCATGCGCTTCGCCGACGAGGCCGTCATCGTCACCAATCCCGAGGTGAGCTCGGTCCGCGACTCCGACCGCATCATCGGCCTGCTCGATTCCAAGACGCTGAAGGCCGAAAAGGGTGAGAGCGTTACCAAGCACGTGCTGGTCACCCGCTATGACGCCGGCCGTGCGGCGCGTGGCGAGATGCTGAGCATCGCCGATGTGCTGGAAATCCTGTCGGTGCCACTGCTGGGCATCATCCCCGAGAGCCAGGGCGTGCTGCGCGCCTCCAATGTAGGCTCGCCGGTGACGCTCAACGAGCCGACCAACGCGGCTGCCCGCGCCTATGCCGACGCTGCCAAGCGCCTCCAGGGCGAGGATGTGCCAATGGTCACACCGGTGGAGAAGAAAGGTCTCCTTAACCGTCTTCTGGGAAGGAGAGTGGCATGA
- the minE gene encoding cell division topological specificity factor MinE yields MKLLEFFKRGGSAPVARERLQVLLAYERNNRNQPDLVAVLREEIIAVIAKHVQVSQDDVKITMDRGATTSTLEIDIHIPNSGIKAAAAL; encoded by the coding sequence ATGAAACTACTCGAATTCTTCAAGCGTGGCGGCAGTGCACCGGTGGCGCGTGAGCGCCTTCAGGTGCTGCTCGCCTATGAACGCAACAACCGCAACCAGCCCGATCTCGTTGCCGTGCTGCGCGAAGAGATCATTGCCGTGATCGCCAAGCACGTCCAGGTCAGCCAGGACGACGTCAAGATCACCATGGATCGGGGTGCGACCACCTCGACGCTGGAAATCGACATCCACATTCCGAATTCCGGAATCAAGGCGGCGGCCGCGCTCTAG
- a CDS encoding hemerythrin domain-containing protein: MTESLAAIPDLQGRYDIYGPIHKGLRRAQCDLLGRLGSADFSSPQTALLSDLRGLLMLAASHVQHEDRHIHNALKERGAISVERLDDQHDDHRKTFAELEALATTIEKAPANERQALGRRLYLAFTAYVAHDLEHMFEEETVAAPQLLALFSDAELMEIETRIVGSLPPEKSMAFMQIMIPAVRPDERAAMLAGMRQQAPKEAFDAVIEFAARPKLSAPEFADLARRLELTA; this comes from the coding sequence ATGACCGAAAGCCTCGCCGCCATTCCCGATCTCCAAGGCCGCTACGACATCTACGGCCCCATCCACAAAGGCCTGCGCCGGGCGCAATGCGACCTGCTCGGACGCCTCGGCAGCGCCGATTTCAGCTCACCCCAAACCGCATTGCTGTCGGACCTCAGGGGCCTGCTGATGCTGGCAGCCTCCCACGTCCAGCACGAGGACCGCCACATCCACAATGCGCTGAAGGAGCGCGGTGCGATCTCCGTCGAGCGGCTCGACGACCAGCACGACGACCACCGCAAGACCTTTGCCGAGCTGGAGGCGCTCGCCACCACAATCGAAAAGGCACCGGCAAACGAGCGGCAGGCGCTGGGGCGGCGCCTCTATCTTGCCTTCACCGCCTATGTTGCGCACGACCTCGAGCACATGTTCGAGGAGGAAACGGTGGCAGCCCCCCAACTGCTCGCCTTGTTCAGCGACGCCGAACTGATGGAGATCGAGACGCGCATCGTCGGTTCGCTGCCACCGGAGAAATCGATGGCGTTCATGCAGATCATGATCCCGGCGGTGCGCCCAGACGAGCGCGCGGCGATGCTCGCCGGAATGAGGCAGCAGGCGCCGAAGGAAGCTTTTGATGCAGTGATCGAGTTTGCCGCGCGGCCGAAGCTTTCGGCGCCCGAATTCGCCGATCTCGCCAGGCGGCTCGAACTGACCGCCTGA
- a CDS encoding GAF domain-containing protein has product MIRLWGIRDAFEGVIPSVVATTDARGMPNISYLSHVHYVDERHVALSNQFFSKTSENVRHSGMATVMVVDGRTGQQHILHLRFTNAVGEGELFDRVAAHLTVTSAQQGMGEIMKLRSLDIYEVEDCRPVFGPAVPGAKEAGQPQHHHLAAAARICNVISAQVDTELMLDCALAELQGLLGYGNAMVLVPDGEGARLSTIASRGYSTFGFGSEVAVGEGTAGLAASSRRPLRISDFRRGQRYASAVREAAGSEVVSPIPFPALAEPRSQLAVPMLVRGRLMGVLFVESERSYAFDHNDEEALSLVANQLATSLLLAEQERPESTAEPQISGRSSRAAADRPVHVRYFPRDGGVFFDGEYIIRGLSGRLLHHFISAFLATGQADFFNRALRREPSLQLPDFKDNLETRLILLRRRLEERGGPIQIVRPVRGQVRLECAGRCEIEVG; this is encoded by the coding sequence ATGATCCGACTTTGGGGCATCCGCGACGCCTTCGAAGGCGTCATCCCGTCGGTCGTGGCCACCACCGATGCCAGGGGCATGCCCAACATCTCCTATTTGTCGCATGTGCATTATGTCGACGAGCGCCATGTGGCGCTCTCCAACCAGTTCTTTTCCAAGACATCGGAGAATGTCCGCCACAGCGGCATGGCAACCGTGATGGTGGTCGATGGCCGCACCGGGCAGCAGCATATTCTCCACCTGCGTTTCACCAATGCGGTCGGCGAAGGCGAGTTGTTCGACCGGGTCGCTGCTCATCTCACCGTTACCAGCGCCCAGCAGGGCATGGGCGAGATCATGAAGCTGCGCAGCCTGGACATCTATGAGGTCGAGGATTGTCGGCCGGTCTTCGGGCCTGCAGTGCCTGGCGCCAAGGAAGCCGGCCAGCCACAGCACCACCACCTCGCTGCCGCGGCACGCATCTGCAACGTGATTTCGGCACAGGTCGACACCGAGCTGATGCTCGACTGTGCGTTGGCAGAACTGCAGGGACTGCTTGGCTATGGCAACGCCATGGTGCTGGTGCCCGACGGCGAGGGCGCACGGCTCAGCACCATCGCCAGCCGCGGCTACTCGACATTCGGCTTCGGCTCCGAAGTGGCGGTGGGCGAAGGCACGGCGGGGCTCGCCGCGTCGAGCCGGCGGCCGCTGCGCATCAGCGACTTCAGACGTGGCCAGCGTTATGCCTCGGCCGTGCGCGAGGCCGCAGGCAGCGAGGTTGTGTCGCCGATCCCGTTTCCGGCGCTGGCCGAGCCGCGCAGCCAGCTTGCTGTGCCGATGCTGGTGCGGGGCCGGCTTATGGGCGTGCTCTTCGTCGAATCCGAAAGAAGCTATGCCTTCGATCACAATGACGAGGAGGCACTGTCGCTGGTGGCAAACCAGCTCGCCACGAGCTTGCTGCTTGCCGAACAGGAGCGTCCCGAAAGCACGGCTGAACCTCAGATCAGCGGTCGCTCGTCCCGGGCTGCGGCGGACCGGCCGGTGCATGTACGCTATTTTCCGCGCGACGGCGGTGTCTTCTTCGACGGCGAATACATCATCCGCGGGCTGTCAGGACGGCTGCTGCATCATTTCATTTCTGCATTCCTCGCCACCGGTCAGGCGGACTTCTTCAACCGCGCGCTTCGCCGTGAGCCATCGCTGCAGCTGCCCGATTTCAAGGACAATCTCGAAACCCGGCTCATCCTGCTGCGCCGGCGGTTGGAGGAACGGGGCGGGCCGATCCAGATCGTGCGGCCGGTGCGCGGACAGGTGCGGCTGGAATGCGCGGGGCGTTGCGAAATCGAGGTGGGGTGA
- a CDS encoding MATE family efflux transporter, which produces MNERSLGVGAGRPSGLPAIVRDFRHILELAVPLALTQLAQVAISTTSIVILGLLGPAQLAAGGLAIGLFNLLRTMGVGLAVGTANLVAEELRGGGSTDRIARYTASSLQISTVAGLLAIAAMTQVEPVLVFFGQSPDIARSAQIYLLATCLGILPCLWFNALRSFTVGLRRPGPVLAITVLSIAVNAALAFGLATGTFGLPQLGAAGIALTAAIVHLVSFAVLFAHILRAPAYRSYGFVRAFFGFDRHAWRRTLSLGLPTAAAYGSEAGFTVAIALFMGTFGEAALAAHNIVNQVIYIAFMLAIGLSHGTSVAISEAQGAGRHDLRRRYGAIGVSLGLATMALIGAVYLLAPEAILALFSAGGGLHGVATTNIAMHLLVIAAVLQLFDCSQNIGVGLMRGLGCARLTLGLTLLGYWVIGLPAAWSLGQAMGPTGVWWGLCVGLAATAILILGSFERLTRKKATAD; this is translated from the coding sequence GTGAACGAGCGTTCCCTCGGTGTTGGCGCAGGCAGGCCTTCGGGCCTGCCTGCGATTGTACGCGATTTCCGCCACATACTCGAACTGGCGGTGCCATTGGCCCTCACACAGCTTGCCCAGGTCGCGATCTCGACGACGTCGATCGTCATCCTGGGCCTGCTCGGGCCGGCCCAACTCGCCGCTGGTGGGCTGGCGATTGGACTGTTCAACCTGCTGCGCACGATGGGCGTCGGCTTGGCCGTCGGCACTGCCAATCTGGTGGCCGAAGAATTGCGCGGCGGCGGCAGTACAGACAGGATCGCACGCTACACCGCATCCAGCCTGCAGATATCGACAGTCGCCGGCCTGCTCGCGATTGCTGCCATGACCCAGGTCGAACCGGTCCTCGTCTTCTTCGGCCAGTCGCCCGACATCGCCCGAAGCGCGCAGATCTACCTGCTGGCGACTTGCCTCGGCATCCTGCCCTGCCTGTGGTTCAACGCGCTGCGCAGCTTCACGGTCGGATTGCGACGCCCTGGACCGGTCCTTGCGATCACCGTCCTGTCGATCGCCGTCAACGCTGCGCTGGCATTTGGGCTGGCGACCGGCACCTTCGGCCTGCCGCAATTGGGAGCGGCCGGAATAGCGCTGACGGCAGCCATCGTGCATCTCGTCAGCTTTGCGGTCCTTTTCGCCCATATCCTTCGTGCACCCGCCTATCGTTCCTATGGCTTTGTCCGGGCATTCTTCGGCTTCGACCGCCATGCCTGGCGGCGCACCCTTTCGCTCGGACTGCCGACTGCCGCCGCCTATGGCTCCGAGGCCGGCTTCACGGTCGCCATCGCGCTGTTCATGGGCACCTTCGGCGAAGCGGCACTTGCGGCACATAACATCGTCAACCAGGTCATCTACATCGCGTTCATGCTGGCGATCGGCCTGTCGCATGGAACGTCGGTGGCGATCAGCGAGGCCCAAGGTGCGGGACGACATGACCTGCGCCGCCGCTACGGCGCGATAGGCGTAAGCCTGGGACTGGCGACGATGGCGCTGATCGGCGCTGTCTACCTGCTGGCGCCTGAGGCGATCCTTGCCCTGTTTTCCGCCGGCGGTGGCCTGCACGGTGTAGCAACGACAAATATTGCGATGCATCTGCTCGTCATCGCCGCAGTCCTGCAGCTGTTCGATTGCTCTCAGAACATTGGCGTCGGGCTCATGCGCGGCCTCGGGTGCGCGCGACTGACGCTTGGGCTGACATTGCTCGGCTACTGGGTAATCGGATTACCGGCAGCATGGTCGCTCGGCCAGGCAATGGGTCCCACCGGCGTTTGGTGGGGCCTGTGCGTCGGTCTCGCTGCAACGGCCATCCTGATCCTGGGCAGCTTTGAAAGGTTGACGCGGAAAAAGGCGACGGCGGACTGA
- a CDS encoding ABC transporter substrate-binding protein — MNRRNFLIQSTAVGLLTLLAGAARAASRTITDDRNVVLNLSDDAKRVAAISYFGADVALALGLTPVATTYMVEGRNPDHLLDKLEGVAKIGQRASPNLELLAQAKPDLIVAIKRYTEANAAKLEQIAPYLAVRLETPDDADRDLLLVAEALGKKAEGEKLVADYHAEFDALVAKAPKDRGIKYLYFYGSGEAPWTFYEDDVTASILTALGGVNVAGKNPTPEVPDNTAFEMNLEAMLVADPDVIIVYDYGPDRPFETNPIWSSLRAVQQGKVHFVKDHWIESHGPIARRVVINEAAAILYPDVFKAEDPRTIASRILG, encoded by the coding sequence ATGAATCGCAGGAACTTCCTGATCCAGTCGACCGCCGTCGGCCTGCTCACCTTGCTGGCAGGAGCCGCACGAGCCGCATCGCGCACCATCACCGACGACCGCAACGTCGTTCTCAACCTGTCCGACGATGCCAAGCGGGTTGCCGCCATCTCCTATTTCGGCGCGGATGTCGCACTGGCGCTTGGCCTTACCCCTGTGGCCACCACCTACATGGTCGAGGGGCGCAACCCCGACCACCTGCTCGACAAGCTCGAGGGCGTGGCCAAGATCGGGCAGCGCGCCAGCCCCAATCTCGAGCTTCTGGCACAGGCTAAGCCGGACCTGATCGTGGCGATCAAGCGCTACACCGAGGCCAATGCGGCCAAGCTGGAGCAGATCGCCCCCTATCTCGCCGTCAGGCTCGAAACCCCTGACGATGCCGATCGCGACCTGTTGCTGGTGGCGGAAGCGCTGGGCAAGAAAGCGGAGGGCGAGAAGCTCGTCGCCGACTATCATGCCGAGTTCGACGCCCTGGTTGCCAAGGCGCCCAAGGATCGCGGCATCAAGTACCTCTATTTCTACGGCTCCGGCGAAGCGCCGTGGACGTTCTACGAGGACGACGTCACCGCCTCGATCCTGACCGCGCTCGGCGGGGTCAATGTCGCAGGTAAGAACCCAACGCCCGAGGTGCCCGACAATACCGCTTTCGAGATGAACCTCGAGGCCATGCTGGTTGCCGATCCCGATGTCATCATCGTCTATGACTACGGCCCCGACCGCCCATTCGAGACCAACCCGATCTGGTCGTCGCTGCGCGCGGTCCAGCAAGGCAAGGTCCACTTCGTGAAGGATCACTGGATCGAATCACACGGCCCGATCGCCCGCCGCGTGGTGATCAACGAGGCTGCGGCCATCCTCTACCCTGACGTCTTCAAGGCCGAGGATCCGCGTACAATCGCATCCCGCATCCTTGGCTGA
- a CDS encoding ABC transporter ATP-binding protein has product MTGLVCRNLSLGYGRRPVLQNIDLTVPEGSVTALIGANGSGKSTLLRAMAGLLRPENGTVKLDDRPLAAWPRKQLARRLSFLPQEMIDPPEITVAELVAYGRHPHRGLLGRATASDTDAIARAIAATDMTRFSDRMLVTLSGGERRRAWISMALAVEATILLLDEPTTFLDIGHQFEVLELVREINRTHGITVVLSLHDLNQAVRFADNLVVVDRGTIVDQGAPAVVLTERLLSETFRVSATIARSENEPPMFVATGSIKSPSFGHPERTSP; this is encoded by the coding sequence ATGACCGGACTTGTGTGCCGCAATCTCAGCCTCGGCTATGGCCGTCGCCCCGTCTTGCAGAATATCGACCTGACGGTGCCCGAGGGCAGCGTTACCGCCTTGATCGGCGCCAATGGCAGCGGCAAGAGCACGCTGCTGCGAGCCATGGCAGGCCTGCTGCGGCCGGAGAACGGCACTGTCAAGCTCGATGACAGGCCTCTCGCTGCCTGGCCTCGCAAGCAGTTGGCGCGCCGGCTGTCGTTCCTGCCGCAGGAGATGATCGATCCGCCCGAGATCACGGTTGCCGAGCTTGTCGCCTATGGCCGCCATCCGCATCGCGGCCTGCTCGGGCGTGCGACGGCCAGCGACACGGATGCGATTGCCCGGGCCATCGCGGCAACGGACATGACGCGCTTCTCCGACCGGATGCTCGTCACCTTGTCGGGTGGCGAAAGGCGGCGGGCCTGGATCTCGATGGCACTCGCGGTCGAGGCGACGATATTGCTGCTCGACGAGCCGACGACATTTCTCGATATCGGCCATCAGTTCGAGGTGCTGGAGCTGGTGCGGGAGATCAACCGCACACACGGCATCACAGTGGTGCTGTCACTGCACGACCTCAACCAGGCGGTGCGGTTCGCCGACAACCTTGTTGTCGTCGATCGCGGCACCATCGTCGACCAAGGCGCGCCGGCCGTGGTCCTGACCGAACGCCTGCTTTCCGAGACCTTCCGCGTTTCCGCAACAATCGCTCGCAGCGAAAACGAACCACCAATGTTCGTCGCCACCGGTTCGATCAAATCACCCTCCTTTGGCCATCCTGAAAGGACTTCGCCATGA
- a CDS encoding iron ABC transporter permease — translation MIRLPFWPTAVAAASTLFVFALLATLFGAADLGLQNSFHALVSGTGDDTGILWNIRLPRVAVGLLVGAHLAVAGHLLQQATRNPLTDPNVLGISGGAMLAVMIYLLATVYWSATDGSKLASYPVAPLPFVALAGGLAAATLTYLIAWRRGAAPLRLVLAGIAVGLTFQALGLGIFAAWGSTRMETVLLWLSGSLYARGWEHALHLLPWTVLGFAVLPLMVAKLDLLSIGDEAARTLGIHVGAIRLSAVALATVLASSAVAIVGPLGFVGLIVPHAARRLVGPSLARSLPISALLGAGLVTLGDLIGRVVAPPAEIPVGAVTALIGVPIFLMLLGRRI, via the coding sequence ATGATCAGGCTGCCTTTCTGGCCGACGGCGGTCGCTGCCGCATCGACGCTGTTCGTCTTCGCACTGCTCGCCACACTGTTCGGCGCGGCCGATCTCGGCCTGCAGAACAGCTTCCATGCCCTGGTCTCCGGCACCGGAGACGACACCGGCATCTTGTGGAACATCCGTCTGCCGCGTGTCGCAGTGGGCCTGCTGGTCGGCGCACATCTGGCCGTCGCCGGTCATCTTCTGCAGCAGGCGACCCGCAACCCGCTGACTGACCCAAATGTGCTGGGCATTTCGGGCGGCGCGATGCTGGCGGTGATGATCTACCTGCTTGCTACAGTCTACTGGAGCGCAACCGACGGCAGCAAGCTGGCCTCCTATCCGGTGGCGCCCCTGCCCTTCGTGGCGCTCGCCGGCGGTCTTGCGGCCGCGACGCTGACCTATCTGATCGCCTGGCGCCGCGGCGCAGCGCCCTTGCGGCTCGTGCTTGCCGGCATCGCCGTCGGCCTGACCTTCCAGGCGCTCGGGCTCGGCATCTTCGCCGCCTGGGGGTCGACCCGCATGGAGACGGTGCTGCTGTGGCTTTCGGGCAGCCTCTATGCCCGTGGGTGGGAGCATGCGTTGCATCTGCTGCCATGGACCGTGCTCGGCTTCGCCGTGCTGCCGCTGATGGTGGCCAAGCTTGACCTGCTGTCGATCGGCGACGAGGCCGCACGCACGCTCGGCATCCATGTCGGCGCCATCAGGCTTTCGGCCGTCGCTCTGGCAACGGTGCTCGCCTCGTCGGCGGTCGCCATTGTCGGCCCGCTCGGCTTCGTCGGCCTGATCGTGCCTCATGCCGCGCGCCGGCTGGTCGGGCCATCCCTGGCAAGGTCCCTGCCGATATCCGCCCTGCTCGGCGCCGGCCTGGTGACGCTAGGCGATCTCATTGGCCGCGTCGTCGCCCCGCCTGCCGAAATCCCGGTCGGGGCCGTGACGGCTCTGATCGGCGTACCTATCTTCCTCATGCTTCTGGGACGGCGGATATGA
- a CDS encoding iron ABC transporter permease produces the protein MTSLAAAAVARDVAGRGRLGLASLLLAGMVVLVGLAFAGLFVGGVQTPVRAVVDALLGTASGPEAAILWKLRIPRELLAMLAGAALACSGVVMQGVSRNALASPDLTGVLTGASFAIVVFYVFAPSVPAVVHPFIGLAGGLLAGGTSLVIASAGGLSPVRLALAGSAVAFFCAAGITTALVHAGPTVASVFFWLTGGLAGRGWQHLTILLPWAVAGLAACIALARPLDILALGDDAAETLGLNVRFWRLVAASTATVLSVGVVAVAGPIGFVGLCVPHIARSLVGVRHTALLPASAMLGAITLLAADTMARTLAAPRELPIGVLTAIVGGPFLIHLIWRKTA, from the coding sequence ATGACGTCGCTGGCAGCAGCAGCCGTTGCAAGGGATGTTGCCGGGCGCGGCCGCCTCGGCCTGGCAAGCCTTCTCCTCGCCGGCATGGTCGTTCTCGTCGGTCTGGCCTTCGCTGGACTGTTCGTCGGCGGCGTGCAGACCCCGGTCCGCGCTGTCGTCGACGCCCTGCTCGGAACCGCAAGTGGGCCGGAAGCGGCAATCCTGTGGAAGCTGCGTATTCCGCGCGAGTTGCTGGCGATGCTGGCGGGTGCGGCCTTGGCGTGCTCGGGCGTGGTCATGCAAGGCGTTTCGCGCAACGCGCTCGCCTCCCCCGACCTCACCGGCGTGCTGACCGGCGCGAGCTTTGCCATCGTCGTATTCTACGTCTTCGCGCCTTCGGTTCCCGCCGTCGTCCACCCGTTCATCGGCCTGGCCGGAGGCCTGCTTGCAGGCGGAACAAGCCTGGTCATTGCCTCGGCCGGCGGGCTCTCCCCGGTCAGGCTGGCGCTTGCCGGGTCGGCGGTTGCCTTCTTTTGCGCCGCCGGCATCACCACGGCGCTGGTCCATGCCGGCCCGACCGTTGCGTCGGTGTTTTTCTGGCTCACCGGCGGCCTTGCCGGGCGCGGCTGGCAGCACCTGACCATCCTGTTGCCCTGGGCGGTGGCCGGTCTTGCCGCCTGTATAGCGCTTGCCAGGCCACTCGACATCCTGGCCCTGGGCGATGACGCGGCTGAGACGCTGGGCCTCAACGTCCGCTTCTGGCGGCTCGTGGCCGCCAGCACCGCAACAGTGCTGTCGGTCGGCGTCGTCGCCGTCGCAGGTCCGATCGGCTTTGTCGGCCTCTGCGTCCCCCACATCGCCCGCAGTCTTGTCGGCGTCCGGCACACAGCTCTGCTTCCGGCCTCGGCCATGCTCGGCGCCATCACGCTGCTTGCGGCGGACACGATGGCTCGCACGCTCGCCGCACCGCGCGAACTGCCGATAGGCGTACTCACAGCCATTGTTGGCGGTCCCTTCCTTATCCACCTGATCTGGAGGAAGACCGCATGA
- a CDS encoding LysR family transcriptional regulator produces MNTLPAFVAVARTGSLTLASEELCLTPSAVSRQIKTLEEGLGTPLFQRSHNAIALTESGQRFLARAREALALVETGMREIAPRRRGLVVQAPITLTQRWLIPRIASFRQDCPEADLSFRSQQKPGNEVADLTIGYRRGTDMSSFEGAVLLDRTIAVCSPRLLGERAAVLDVDTLLGMPVLLDTADAWSWQRWCAAAGVAFHPRAGAMTFDTDEAAIDACLSGLGVGQANPAFVEDELAGGRLVALCPAISALVGAYTVSADKPCLLGTQFMSWLYRA; encoded by the coding sequence TTGAACACGCTGCCGGCCTTCGTCGCGGTCGCCCGCACAGGCAGCCTGACACTCGCTTCGGAGGAGCTCTGCCTCACTCCGAGCGCGGTCAGCCGCCAGATCAAGACGCTGGAGGAGGGGCTGGGCACGCCTTTGTTCCAGCGGAGCCACAACGCGATCGCGCTGACCGAGAGCGGACAGCGCTTCCTGGCGCGTGCCAGGGAGGCGCTGGCGCTGGTCGAGACGGGCATGCGCGAGATTGCCCCGCGCCGCAGGGGGCTTGTCGTCCAGGCACCGATCACGCTGACCCAGCGCTGGCTCATTCCTCGGATCGCCTCGTTCCGACAGGACTGTCCCGAAGCCGACCTGTCGTTCCGTTCGCAGCAGAAGCCGGGAAACGAGGTGGCCGACCTGACCATCGGCTACCGGCGTGGGACGGACATGTCTTCGTTCGAAGGCGCGGTCCTGCTCGACCGGACAATCGCCGTCTGCTCGCCGCGGCTCCTGGGCGAAAGGGCTGCCGTTTTGGACGTCGACACGCTTTTGGGCATGCCGGTATTGCTCGACACCGCGGACGCCTGGTCATGGCAGCGATGGTGCGCGGCCGCGGGCGTGGCGTTCCACCCGCGTGCCGGGGCGATGACCTTCGATACCGACGAGGCCGCGATCGACGCCTGCCTGTCGGGGCTGGGCGTCGGGCAGGCCAATCCCGCTTTCGTCGAGGACGAGCTGGCAGGCGGAAGGCTGGTGGCGCTGTGCCCGGCAATTTCGGCACTGGTGGGCGCTTATACGGTGTCCGCAGACAAGCCGTGCCTGCTTGGAACGCAGTTCATGTCGTGGCTGTATCGCGCCTAG
- a CDS encoding DUF1868 domain-containing protein, which yields MRTVSLSPELLAYSGGRNAAPPPHLGTRYLRTGGFLPEPGNTIVCHVTKGSLTQEILVEARDKYLAMPEAQQFVFTPITSLHMTLFQGIIEYRRKPGFWPEGIALDAPVDEMTDIMAERLETLPVFEPFQVEVTHARPSGLLVDGASERDRKAMRAWRDALADLLGYRHPDHDDYPFHITFAYAIDWLDNDALPRWQVMLDEVAGDIRRKMPILELDPPAFCSFEDMNHFCELLVFE from the coding sequence ATGCGCACAGTTTCCCTTTCCCCTGAACTGCTTGCCTATTCCGGGGGGCGCAATGCGGCCCCGCCGCCGCATCTCGGCACGCGCTACCTCAGGACCGGCGGCTTCCTGCCCGAGCCCGGCAACACCATTGTCTGCCACGTGACGAAGGGGTCGTTGACGCAGGAGATACTGGTCGAGGCGCGCGACAAATATCTCGCCATGCCCGAAGCCCAGCAATTCGTTTTCACGCCGATCACCAGTTTGCACATGACGCTGTTCCAGGGCATCATCGAGTATCGCCGTAAGCCCGGCTTCTGGCCTGAGGGCATCGCTCTCGACGCGCCGGTCGACGAGATGACCGACATCATGGCCGAGCGGCTGGAGACGCTGCCCGTCTTCGAGCCATTCCAGGTCGAGGTGACGCATGCGCGGCCGTCTGGCCTGCTGGTCGATGGCGCGAGCGAGCGTGACCGCAAGGCAATGCGCGCCTGGCGCGACGCACTCGCAGACCTGCTCGGTTACCGCCATCCAGATCATGACGACTATCCGTTCCACATCACCTTCGCCTACGCCATCGACTGGCTGGACAACGACGCGCTGCCGCGCTGGCAGGTCATGCTGGACGAGGTTGCCGGAGATATCAGGCGGAAGATGCCGATCCTTGAACTCGACCCGCCGGCCTTCTGCTCGTTCGAGGACATGAACCATTTTTGCGAACTGCTGGTGTTTGAATAG